The Spirochaetota bacterium genome includes a region encoding these proteins:
- a CDS encoding EAL domain-containing protein has protein sequence MHPSFQYPLNYFELILPFFCAGSIFIGLAMFLLIYARWRNRLYLALIFLSAIAFLFVASGALTGIIGGVMHQAALSRQFHRTEQIAAALFLFALPYFLVHLLTLNDVFKKINLVLAAVCFALASGIVLISFFSPDLYISMTIPQDKDDLYESAFGRGHQGPLYMVRDLILAVLILYAFIVIAVDIVWRRRLKALGLILAGIAIAIFTAVDDTLFVYGMNHIGLLPHLDYSRFTVGITAFILLTMANILQQFASQARDVARAYEALNKSEEKFLEIATNISEVFWVVDVRAKKALYVNPVYERIWARPHEPLYSSIDPWINSIHADDRRYVTEEIVANAPGSKKELEYRIVRPDGSIRWIRDRISPIRDSAGVVYRIARISEDITEAKLANENLTYLAYHDVLTGLFNRKSFYLRLEDIIIQARRLRGDKVKAVLVFDLDHFKDINDLFGHTAADAVLIQVSQRVKRCIRESDVLFRIGGDEFAVLLNNLGTETDTAIVAQKMIDSLSKPFSISGNTIYTGASVGIVLYPRDGADAEALVANVEAALFEAKREKGSYAFFTPEMQAKAMGKITVMEELRHAIERNEFELYYQPQVDEHARVVGAEALLRWKHPQWGFVPPIKFIPIAEETGLIVPIGRWVLNAACASLARWSVAGISGIPVSVNLSVRQFRDRALSASIDEALNASTVAPSMLHLEITESTLAENVEETIVKLKELNGRGLEFSIDDFGTGYSSLSYLKRFPIKALKIDKSFVDGIPENRENTALVKAIISMAQEFGLSVVAEGVELEEQAAFLRSIRCSIIQGYVYSPPVPENEFIAFVKEHP, from the coding sequence GTGCATCCGTCGTTTCAGTACCCACTGAACTATTTTGAGCTCATACTCCCGTTCTTCTGTGCGGGGTCGATATTCATCGGTTTGGCGATGTTCCTCCTCATCTATGCCCGTTGGCGTAACAGGCTGTACCTTGCGCTGATATTCCTCTCCGCAATAGCCTTCCTCTTCGTCGCAAGCGGCGCACTGACCGGCATCATCGGCGGCGTCATGCATCAGGCCGCGCTTTCCCGCCAGTTCCATCGGACCGAACAGATCGCTGCGGCGCTCTTCCTTTTTGCGCTTCCGTATTTTCTGGTGCATCTGCTCACGCTCAACGATGTTTTCAAGAAGATAAACCTCGTTCTTGCGGCGGTCTGCTTCGCTCTTGCGTCAGGCATCGTATTGATATCGTTCTTCTCGCCGGACCTCTATATCTCAATGACGATACCGCAGGATAAAGACGATCTTTATGAGTCTGCGTTCGGGCGGGGGCATCAGGGACCGCTCTATATGGTGCGCGACCTCATACTCGCGGTGCTGATACTCTACGCCTTCATCGTCATCGCTGTCGATATCGTGTGGCGCCGCCGCTTGAAAGCCCTCGGGCTGATACTCGCGGGCATAGCAATAGCGATATTCACCGCCGTTGACGATACGCTGTTCGTCTACGGCATGAATCATATCGGGCTCCTTCCGCATCTTGACTATTCGCGTTTCACCGTGGGGATAACCGCGTTCATACTGCTCACGATGGCGAACATTCTGCAGCAGTTCGCGAGCCAGGCGCGCGATGTCGCGCGTGCGTACGAGGCGCTCAATAAGAGCGAGGAGAAATTCCTCGAGATAGCGACCAATATAAGCGAGGTGTTCTGGGTGGTCGATGTGCGCGCGAAAAAGGCGCTCTACGTCAACCCCGTGTATGAGCGCATCTGGGCGCGCCCGCATGAGCCGCTCTATTCGTCGATAGACCCGTGGATCAATTCCATTCACGCGGACGACCGGCGTTATGTGACCGAAGAGATCGTTGCCAATGCCCCGGGATCGAAAAAGGAACTTGAATACCGCATCGTGCGGCCGGACGGATCGATACGATGGATACGCGACCGCATATCGCCGATCCGCGATTCGGCAGGCGTCGTGTACCGCATCGCGCGCATCTCGGAAGATATTACCGAGGCGAAGCTCGCCAATGAGAACCTCACGTATCTTGCATACCACGATGTGCTCACCGGGCTTTTCAATCGCAAGTCGTTCTATCTGAGGCTCGAGGACATCATCATACAGGCGCGGCGTCTGCGCGGCGATAAGGTCAAGGCCGTGCTCGTGTTCGACCTCGATCACTTCAAGGACATAAACGATCTGTTCGGACATACGGCCGCCGACGCGGTGCTCATTCAGGTCTCACAGCGCGTCAAGCGATGCATTCGCGAGAGCGATGTCCTCTTCCGCATCGGCGGCGACGAGTTCGCGGTGCTCCTCAATAATCTCGGTACGGAGACGGACACTGCGATAGTTGCGCAGAAGATGATCGATTCGCTGTCAAAACCGTTCTCCATCAGCGGGAACACCATTTATACCGGTGCGAGCGTCGGTATCGTTCTCTATCCTCGCGATGGTGCGGATGCCGAAGCACTCGTTGCGAACGTTGAGGCGGCGCTCTTCGAGGCGAAGCGCGAGAAGGGGAGCTATGCGTTCTTTACGCCGGAGATGCAGGCCAAGGCGATGGGAAAGATAACCGTCATGGAAGAGCTTCGCCATGCGATAGAGCGCAATGAGTTCGAGTTGTACTATCAGCCGCAGGTGGATGAACATGCGCGCGTGGTCGGTGCGGAGGCGCTTCTGCGATGGAAACATCCGCAGTGGGGGTTCGTCCCGCCGATCAAATTCATCCCGATAGCCGAAGAGACAGGGCTTATCGTCCCCATCGGGCGCTGGGTGTTGAACGCGGCCTGCGCCAGCCTCGCGCGATGGTCGGTAGCGGGTATATCCGGCATCCCCGTATCGGTGAACCTTTCCGTGCGCCAATTCCGCGATCGTGCGCTCTCTGCTTCCATCGATGAGGCATTGAACGCAAGTACGGTCGCGCCGTCGATGCTTCACCTGGAAATAACGGAAAGCACGCTCGCTGAGAACGTCGAGGAAACGATCGTGAAGCTCAAGGAGCTGAACGGCCGCGGATTGGAATTCTCCATCGATGATTTCGGTACGGGGTATTCATCGCTCTCCTATCTGAAGCGCTTCCCCATCAAGGCGCTCAAGATCGATAAATCCTTCGTCGACGGCATACCGGAGAACAGGGAGAACACGGCGCTTGTCAAGGCCATCATTTCAATGGCGCAGGAATTCGGATTATCCGTTGTCGCTGAAGGCGTGGAGCTTGAAGAACAGGCGGCATTCCTCCGCTCGATACGCTGTTCGATAATACAGGGCTATGTATACAGCCCGCCGGTCCCGGAGAACGAATTCATCGCCTTCGTCAAGGAACATCCGTAA
- a CDS encoding cbb3-type cytochrome c oxidase subunit I: protein MSEHGTTAELPYFADTGKYTGVLGWITSTDHKRIGILYLTAILFFFTLAVFLGVLMRINMVPGHKIMTAQQYNAMFTLHGIIQIFLVVIPAVPTIFGNFFLPILIGARDMAFPRLNLFTWYLYMAGAILAFVSVFFGGGAVDTGWTFYVPFSIKTTVNVPLAVFAVFILGMSSILTGINIVTTVHQLRAPGMKFFRMPLSVWGFYATAWVQILATPVIGITMLLVIMERLFGIGVFDPSKGGDPLLYQHLFWIYSHPAVYIMILPAMGVISDIFPVFSRKNIYGYKMIAFSSIAIASVGSLVWGHHMFVSGQSNTAGIIFSFLTFIVAVPSAIKVFNWLATMYKGSIQLEPPFLYALSFIFLFSIGGLTGLFLGALSANVQLHNTYFVVGHFHYVIFGGMGFGLFAAFHYWLPKMTGRMYDKRFSVVAWLILFVGFNIFYFPMLILGWQGMPRRFYDYLPQYQDMHQLATIGSFIMIVGLFLMAANLIRGAFTGPKAPSNPWGGATLEWTIPSPPPSENFEEVPAITKGPYDFGNKGQNP from the coding sequence ATGTCAGAACACGGAACTACAGCGGAACTCCCCTACTTCGCCGACACGGGAAAATACACCGGCGTGCTCGGATGGATCACCTCCACCGATCATAAGCGCATCGGCATTCTGTATCTCACTGCGATACTTTTCTTTTTCACGCTTGCCGTATTCCTCGGCGTGCTCATGCGCATCAACATGGTCCCCGGGCATAAAATTATGACCGCGCAGCAGTATAACGCGATGTTCACGCTGCACGGCATCATTCAGATATTCCTCGTTGTCATTCCCGCCGTGCCGACCATTTTCGGGAATTTCTTCCTGCCGATACTTATCGGCGCCCGGGACATGGCGTTCCCGCGGCTCAATCTCTTCACCTGGTATCTCTATATGGCCGGCGCGATACTTGCCTTCGTTTCTGTGTTCTTCGGCGGCGGCGCTGTCGATACCGGATGGACATTCTACGTGCCGTTCAGCATCAAGACCACGGTGAATGTGCCCCTCGCCGTGTTCGCCGTGTTCATTCTCGGCATGTCTTCGATACTTACAGGCATCAATATCGTCACTACCGTGCATCAATTGCGCGCACCGGGGATGAAATTCTTCCGCATGCCGCTCTCGGTGTGGGGTTTCTACGCGACCGCCTGGGTGCAGATACTGGCGACACCGGTCATTGGTATCACTATGCTTCTCGTCATCATGGAGCGATTGTTCGGCATCGGCGTCTTCGATCCGTCCAAGGGGGGCGACCCGCTCCTCTATCAGCACCTTTTCTGGATATACTCGCACCCCGCGGTGTATATCATGATACTCCCCGCCATGGGCGTTATCTCCGATATTTTCCCGGTGTTCTCCAGAAAGAACATCTACGGCTACAAGATGATCGCGTTCTCAAGCATTGCCATCGCGAGCGTAGGCTCCCTTGTGTGGGGGCATCACATGTTCGTGAGCGGGCAGAGCAACACCGCGGGCATCATCTTTTCATTCCTTACGTTCATCGTCGCCGTGCCGAGCGCGATAAAAGTGTTCAACTGGCTCGCGACCATGTACAAAGGATCGATACAGCTCGAACCCCCGTTCCTCTATGCGCTGTCGTTCATTTTTCTGTTCTCCATAGGCGGGCTTACCGGGCTGTTCCTCGGGGCGCTTTCGGCGAACGTGCAGCTGCACAATACCTACTTCGTCGTCGGTCATTTTCATTATGTGATATTCGGCGGCATGGGGTTCGGTCTCTTCGCCGCATTCCACTACTGGCTCCCGAAGATGACCGGAAGGATGTATGATAAACGGTTCTCCGTCGTTGCCTGGCTCATACTCTTCGTCGGTTTCAACATTTTCTACTTTCCCATGCTCATTCTCGGCTGGCAGGGCATGCCGCGGCGATTCTACGATTATCTTCCGCAGTATCAGGATATGCATCAGCTGGCCACTATCGGATCTTTCATCATGATCGTCGGCCTTTTTCTCATGGCGGCGAACCTCATACGCGGTGCGTTCACCGGACCGAAGGCGCCCTCGAATCCGTGGGGCGGCGCAACGCTCGAATGGACCATCCCCTCGCCCCCGCCGTCGGAGAATTTTGAAGAAGTACCGGCGATAACGAAGGGCCCGTACGATTTCGGGAATAAAGGACAAAACCCATGA
- a CDS encoding RluA family pseudouridine synthase: protein MGASPIVLIHEDDDLIVVDKAAGIEVDNESVSRPTNILNVIPRSFPALSSVPITLVHRIDKYTSGLVVLAKTAAAGASLEKQFRTRTVEKEYHAIVQGRVARDTGVMAGPIGRDPKMPKRFAVIRGGKPAFSAYTVLSRLTGHTLLALFPKTGRTHQLRVHCAQMGHPIIGDRLYSKRAGDYAMKGFALIAKKITFDHPSTGKRVSFETEYPDEFKRMCAFFSVSSRP, encoded by the coding sequence ATGGGTGCCTCCCCGATCGTTCTCATCCACGAGGATGATGATCTCATTGTCGTCGACAAAGCCGCAGGGATAGAGGTCGACAACGAGAGCGTTTCGCGCCCGACGAATATACTGAATGTAATACCAAGATCGTTCCCCGCATTGAGTTCCGTACCGATAACGCTCGTGCATCGCATCGACAAATACACGAGCGGGCTGGTCGTGCTCGCAAAGACGGCGGCTGCCGGTGCGTCGCTTGAAAAGCAGTTCCGTACCCGCACCGTAGAAAAGGAATATCATGCGATAGTGCAGGGGAGGGTGGCCCGCGACACCGGCGTCATGGCAGGGCCCATCGGACGCGACCCGAAAATGCCCAAACGCTTCGCCGTGATACGCGGCGGGAAGCCCGCGTTCTCTGCCTATACCGTGCTCTCCCGATTGACCGGCCATACCCTGCTCGCGCTTTTCCCCAAGACGGGACGGACGCATCAGCTGCGCGTCCATTGCGCACAGATGGGACATCCTATCATCGGCGACAGGCTCTATTCAAAGCGCGCAGGCGACTATGCGATGAAAGGCTTCGCACTTATTGCAAAGAAGATAACCTTCGATCACCCATCGACGGGAAAGCGGGTGTCGTTCGAAACGGAATACCCGGATGAGTTCAAACGCATGTGCGCGTTCTTCAGCGTATCGTCCCGGCCATGA
- the dapF gene encoding diaminopimelate epimerase codes for MPFTKMHGAGNDYIYIDCFANTVSDPASLAVRVSDRHFGIGGDGIILIEPADKADARMRMFNADGSESEMCGNGVRCVAKYVHDHGIAKKDTLRIETGRGVLTLQLTVDNGKVSQVTVDMGTPCLNGLAVPTTIDAPRVIDRPLTVNGKDYRFTAVSMGNPHAVIYVENVAAFPVTTIGPLIENHPTFPKRVNVEFVEILSRKEVRQRTWERGSGETLACGTGASAVCVAGVLTGKTDRTLVVHLTGGDLSITWPSDDAGVRMTGNAVEVFSGTIEI; via the coding sequence CTGCCCTTCACGAAAATGCACGGTGCCGGCAACGATTACATCTATATCGACTGCTTCGCGAATACGGTAAGCGATCCGGCATCCCTCGCGGTACGCGTAAGCGACCGGCATTTCGGCATCGGCGGCGACGGCATCATACTCATCGAGCCCGCGGACAAGGCCGACGCGCGCATGCGCATGTTCAATGCCGACGGGAGCGAATCCGAGATGTGCGGCAACGGCGTGCGCTGTGTGGCGAAATACGTGCATGACCACGGCATAGCGAAGAAGGATACGCTCAGGATAGAGACCGGCCGCGGCGTCCTTACGCTTCAGCTTACTGTCGACAACGGGAAGGTATCGCAGGTCACCGTCGACATGGGAACTCCGTGCCTCAACGGTCTTGCTGTCCCCACGACGATAGACGCACCGCGCGTCATCGATCGCCCGCTCACCGTGAACGGGAAGGACTATCGCTTCACCGCAGTGTCGATGGGAAATCCGCATGCGGTCATCTATGTCGAAAATGTCGCTGCATTCCCGGTGACGACCATCGGTCCGCTCATCGAGAACCACCCGACATTCCCGAAGCGGGTGAACGTTGAATTCGTAGAGATATTGAGCCGAAAGGAAGTGCGCCAGAGGACTTGGGAACGCGGTTCGGGAGAGACGCTTGCCTGCGGTACCGGTGCATCGGCGGTATGCGTCGCCGGGGTGCTCACGGGAAAGACCGACAGAACGCTCGTCGTTCATCTTACCGGCGGGGATCTGTCGATAACCTGGCCGAGCGATGATGCCGGTGTGCGCATGACGGGCAATGCGGTGGAAGTATTTTCAGGGACGATCGAGATATAA
- a CDS encoding deoxyhypusine synthase family protein, translating into MEIKVKSNALRRERKRVLSKKVVSPDITGDFRICDMMDAFKDMSIQARNLGLCADVFEQMLTDKDRPTILLGLAGPLIAGGLRNIIRGMIEHNMVDVIVSTGAVMYQDIYQARGFSHFKGSPYADDSKLRDLYIDRIYDTYVDEEKFWDTDEWVGRYADTLERRIYSSREFISLVGRDCIKDKGSIVRSAYMRGVPIFIPAINDSSIGIGLTNHYHQAKQKGVEPITISSIRDNYELTQIVAKSKATAAIYIAGGVPKNYINDSVVMTYIFNRDTGGHTYAFQITTAVTADGGLSSSTLDEAKSWGKVNKRADRAMAWVDPMIGLPLVYGSALQKGTAKKRSRRKIAFTGDILTKLV; encoded by the coding sequence ATGGAGATAAAGGTAAAGAGCAATGCGCTTCGAAGGGAAAGGAAGCGCGTGCTGTCAAAGAAGGTAGTGTCGCCCGATATCACGGGCGATTTCCGCATATGCGACATGATGGACGCGTTCAAGGACATGTCCATTCAGGCACGGAATCTCGGGCTGTGCGCCGATGTGTTCGAACAGATGCTTACGGACAAGGACAGACCGACGATACTCCTCGGGCTTGCAGGCCCGCTCATTGCCGGGGGGCTCAGGAACATCATACGAGGGATGATAGAGCACAACATGGTGGATGTCATTGTCTCCACCGGCGCCGTCATGTACCAGGACATCTATCAGGCACGCGGCTTCTCGCATTTCAAAGGGTCTCCGTATGCCGATGACAGCAAACTGCGCGACCTGTACATCGATCGGATATACGATACCTATGTCGATGAGGAGAAATTCTGGGATACCGACGAATGGGTCGGCCGTTACGCCGATACGCTCGAGCGGCGCATCTATTCCTCACGCGAGTTCATATCGCTCGTCGGGCGTGACTGCATCAAGGATAAGGGGTCGATCGTCCGTTCGGCATATATGCGCGGCGTGCCGATATTCATCCCCGCCATCAATGACAGCTCCATCGGCATCGGGCTTACCAATCACTATCACCAGGCGAAGCAGAAGGGTGTTGAGCCGATAACGATAAGCTCGATACGCGATAACTACGAGCTTACGCAGATAGTCGCGAAGTCGAAGGCGACGGCGGCCATCTATATCGCAGGCGGCGTACCCAAGAACTATATCAACGATTCCGTCGTCATGACCTATATCTTCAACCGCGATACCGGCGGGCACACCTATGCGTTCCAGATAACGACGGCGGTGACCGCGGACGGCGGGCTTTCGTCGAGCACGCTCGACGAGGCGAAATCATGGGGCAAGGTGAACAAGCGTGCCGACCGCGCCATGGCGTGGGTGGACCCGATGATAGGGCTGCCGCTCGTGTACGGCTCCGCGCTGCAGAAGGGTACGGCGAAGAAGCGGTCGAGAAGGAAGATAGCCTTTACCGGTGATATCCTCACGAAGCTCGTCTGA
- the pyrE gene encoding orotate phosphoribosyltransferase, producing the protein MRTDETLLSMLRVSGALLEGHFLLSSGLHSDRYVQCARLTMYPEHNTYVSAHLAALYQGEKIDVVIGGAFGGIIIAYGIARELGVRTMFAERVDGVFSLRRGFSIAPGERVLIAEDVCTPGKSILEVKELVDKHGGITVGAAVIVDRGQPEGADLGIRKEWLHSVEATSWKADACALCKSGSTPVKPGSRRNT; encoded by the coding sequence ATGCGAACCGATGAGACCCTCCTCTCGATGCTGCGCGTAAGCGGCGCGCTCCTCGAAGGACATTTCCTCCTCTCAAGCGGCCTGCACTCGGACCGCTACGTGCAATGTGCCAGGCTCACCATGTATCCGGAACACAACACCTATGTATCGGCCCATCTTGCCGCGCTCTATCAGGGCGAGAAGATAGATGTCGTCATCGGCGGGGCGTTCGGCGGCATCATCATCGCGTACGGTATAGCGCGTGAACTCGGTGTACGCACCATGTTCGCCGAGCGCGTCGACGGCGTGTTCAGCCTCCGCCGCGGGTTCTCCATAGCGCCGGGCGAGCGCGTGCTCATCGCCGAAGACGTATGCACCCCCGGGAAAAGCATTCTCGAGGTGAAAGAGCTCGTCGATAAGCACGGCGGCATCACCGTCGGTGCGGCCGTCATCGTCGACCGCGGACAGCCCGAGGGCGCGGATCTCGGCATACGCAAGGAATGGCTCCATTCGGTCGAGGCTACATCGTGGAAAGCAGATGCCTGCGCGCTCTGTAAAAGCGGCAGTACGCCGGTAAAGCCGGGCAGCCGCAGGAACACATAG
- a CDS encoding trypsin-like peptidase domain-containing protein produces the protein MTSRRRLTLTNARSHRTTIDDEEAFDAYSHAVIRAVDRVGPSVVHVIIKNGERIPPPEDNSEGGSGSGFIFTPDGFIITNSHVVHGANAIDALLPSGERHEAEIIGDDPHSDIAVIRIHGASALPYAPLGDSRKLRVGQLVIAIGNPYGFQSTVTAGVISALGRSFRSRSGRLIDNIIQTDASLNPGNSGGPLVTSHGEVIGVNTAIISAAQGICFAIPSASAEFSALHLMREGRIRRGYLGIGGQDVPLHRKVIRYFELPVEHGIRIISMEKGTPASRAGLIIGDIIVAFNDHAIDSVDSLHRVLGEDTIGKKCVVTVIRDNRRISSAVFPSESG, from the coding sequence ATGACATCGCGGCGTCGGCTAACGCTTACCAATGCGAGATCGCACAGGACAACGATCGATGATGAAGAAGCGTTCGACGCATATTCACATGCCGTCATTCGTGCGGTAGACCGCGTCGGACCATCCGTGGTGCACGTAATAATCAAGAACGGCGAACGCATACCGCCCCCGGAGGATAATTCCGAAGGCGGCAGCGGTTCGGGGTTCATTTTCACCCCCGACGGATTCATCATCACCAACAGCCATGTCGTGCACGGTGCCAATGCCATTGATGCTTTACTGCCCTCGGGCGAACGCCACGAAGCGGAGATCATCGGTGATGACCCTCATTCCGATATCGCTGTCATCCGCATCCATGGCGCATCGGCGCTCCCGTACGCACCGCTCGGTGATTCAAGGAAGCTCCGCGTAGGGCAGCTTGTCATCGCCATCGGCAATCCCTACGGCTTCCAAAGCACGGTCACCGCCGGCGTTATAAGCGCGCTCGGCCGATCGTTTCGTTCGCGATCGGGGCGGCTCATCGACAATATCATCCAAACCGATGCATCGCTCAATCCCGGCAATTCAGGCGGCCCGCTCGTAACATCGCACGGCGAGGTCATCGGCGTGAATACGGCGATCATCAGCGCGGCGCAAGGCATATGTTTCGCCATCCCCTCGGCAAGCGCGGAATTCAGTGCGCTCCACCTCATGCGCGAGGGGCGCATACGCCGCGGATATCTGGGCATCGGCGGACAGGATGTCCCGCTGCATAGAAAAGTAATACGCTATTTCGAACTTCCCGTCGAGCATGGCATCCGCATCATATCCATGGAGAAAGGAACGCCGGCATCGCGCGCGGGGCTCATCATCGGCGATATTATCGTCGCGTTCAATGACCACGCCATCGACAGCGTCGATTCCCTGCATCGTGTGCTTGGAGAGGATACTATCGGGAAGAAATGCGTCGTTACGGTCATTCGCGACAACAGGCGGATATCATCGGCCGTTTTCCCATCGGAAAGCGGCTGA
- a CDS encoding PfkB family carbohydrate kinase, whose translation MIVTVCLNPVLQKTIVLPAYIEGEVNRSSEHYFYLSGKGVNVSRVLSELGEKTAHITFSGGMFDMIFRSLAVRERYPIIAVPAKTELRFCYTLLNRKDGSATEIVEEGSPVDSTTGTKVLAAFRKELPRAHAVVISGTRAPGFRADIMPTLVTLAKTAGKTVLIDFRGRDLLASMHCRPDFIKINRYEFSQTFMGGRTAGLERTMLAVSKDSGARVILTDGKKAIHYTDDGVVKTLSPTRITAVNPIGSGDSFAAGFISQYLRTGSVAQAVRKAEWCARRNAERLMAGTIR comes from the coding sequence ATGATCGTCACCGTCTGCCTCAATCCTGTTCTTCAGAAAACGATAGTACTTCCCGCCTATATCGAGGGTGAGGTCAATCGCAGCAGCGAACATTATTTCTATCTCTCCGGTAAGGGAGTGAACGTATCGCGCGTGCTTTCAGAGCTCGGCGAAAAGACCGCCCATATCACGTTCTCCGGCGGCATGTTCGATATGATATTCCGATCGCTTGCCGTCCGTGAGCGATATCCCATCATCGCGGTACCGGCGAAGACCGAACTGCGATTCTGCTACACGCTGCTCAACAGGAAAGACGGCAGCGCCACCGAGATCGTCGAAGAGGGTTCTCCCGTCGACAGTACTACCGGTACGAAAGTGCTTGCCGCGTTCAGGAAAGAGCTTCCGCGCGCACACGCCGTGGTCATATCCGGGACCAGGGCCCCCGGGTTCCGCGCCGATATCATGCCGACGCTCGTTACGCTTGCGAAAACCGCCGGCAAGACCGTGCTCATCGATTTTCGCGGCAGGGACCTTCTGGCAAGCATGCACTGCCGCCCCGATTTCATCAAGATAAACCGATATGAATTCTCCCAGACGTTCATGGGCGGAAGGACGGCCGGTCTTGAGCGGACGATGCTTGCCGTGAGCAAAGACTCCGGCGCACGAGTGATACTCACCGACGGAAAAAAGGCCATCCATTACACCGACGACGGCGTGGTGAAGACATTGTCGCCGACACGCATCACGGCGGTCAACCCCATCGGCTCGGGCGATTCATTCGCCGCGGGTTTCATATCGCAGTATCTGCGGACAGGGTCGGTCGCTCAAGCGGTGCGGAAAGCGGAATGGTGCGCACGCAGGAACGCGGAGCGCCTCATGGCCGGGACGATACGCTGA
- a CDS encoding SCO family protein gives MKTAKYTPLHASLLMLSLFITPLFSHGGTHATNEPDPIVGIEEKKGSTIPLDTKFVDEYGGSVLLKDVVQGPTILCFVFYTCRNECLSVVTSLSSALRSCADKPGSEPAVVTISIDDREKPADALKIRTIAFEAIQKPYPQDRWHFLIGSAASVKQVTDAAGFRFARRGNDFDHPLGLIILSPTGKVVRYIHGTEYLPMEITMSLMEARTGTIQPTIARALRMCFSYDPKSHRYVFNLLRVSASVIIVFIGIFIAYLVISSRRRRNKG, from the coding sequence ATGAAAACCGCGAAGTACACTCCCCTGCATGCTTCGCTCCTCATGCTGTCGCTCTTCATCACCCCTCTTTTTTCCCATGGCGGAACGCATGCTACGAACGAGCCTGACCCGATCGTAGGTATCGAGGAGAAAAAAGGATCGACGATCCCCCTTGATACGAAATTTGTCGACGAATATGGGGGATCGGTGCTTCTCAAAGATGTGGTGCAGGGACCGACCATACTCTGCTTCGTTTTCTACACATGCAGGAATGAATGTTTATCGGTGGTCACGTCGTTGTCGAGCGCGCTTCGATCGTGCGCTGACAAGCCGGGGTCGGAGCCCGCTGTGGTCACCATTTCCATCGACGACCGTGAAAAACCGGCCGATGCATTGAAGATACGAACGATCGCATTTGAGGCCATCCAGAAACCGTACCCGCAAGATCGATGGCATTTCCTTATCGGATCGGCTGCAAGCGTGAAACAAGTGACCGACGCCGCCGGTTTTCGCTTCGCCCGCCGCGGGAATGATTTCGATCATCCCCTTGGGCTTATCATCCTATCCCCGACCGGGAAGGTCGTACGCTATATACATGGCACCGAGTATCTGCCCATGGAGATAACGATGTCGCTCATGGAGGCGCGGACCGGCACCATACAGCCGACAATAGCGCGCGCACTGCGCATGTGCTTCAGCTATGACCCGAAGAGCCATCGATATGTGTTCAACCTGCTCCGGGTAAGCGCCTCTGTCATTATCGTATTCATTGGGATATTCATTGCGTATCTCGTGATCTCCTCGCGACGTCGACGCAACAAAGGATAA